Proteins co-encoded in one Myotis daubentonii chromosome 8, mMyoDau2.1, whole genome shotgun sequence genomic window:
- the TMEM200C gene encoding transmembrane protein 200C has protein sequence MIATGGLLRISARKQDPLRPPSQVPKRKRKVQKRRKNDVVVVKGKLKLCSISGLIALCGILVLLVGIAMAVVGYWPKANGASREGGKQLPPASSGHRAPTAANSSSGGSKSRSKGPPGPVRGANASSAGAPGSTPPVRAAAPSPPSSTSVGFFFRVFSGYLNSDKLKVFGPLIMGIGIFLFICANAVLHENRDKKTKIINLRDLYSTVIDVHSLRAKDLAAAAAASAPPGAAPLNGFLSYVQARGLELKPGSGGGAGDAFGAAAMLARGSWPHPAALSGGRRAGDSASPPDPASSSRCPREPPSLAEAVYSIYRERSGVAGRRRAAAAAAAVAAAATASAAASSSSTPGPCSPRGSWGRQSTASSLLDSSLSAFALLPLQGDRDGDGDSEGASCSWQRPPGERGSREIPRGELDLSLTDLRGDPGDARWAPRQLEEAGAQGGQLPRTGRHRALRRGSASGRPDRRAPLSPEPPPSPRGVDLDSSLLANAASPSPPLELEDSPPARLGSPSSQSEDLSCSHKGYSPLREAGTSLESVVDAGASKSPDCEATAPQGAEVLSPPKTVPDDASQGPPRDQPPQPVQRPFTNQEKLFMISRSQAPGAEVGELESTGD, from the coding sequence ATGATCGCCACCGGCGGCCTGCTGAGGATTTCCGCCCGGAAGCAGGATCCCCTCCGCCCTCCCAGCCAGGTTCCCAAGCGCAAGCGGAAAGTCCAGAAGAGGCGCAAGAACGACGTGGTGGTGGTGAAGGGCAAGCTGAAGCTGTGCTCCATCTCGGGGCTCATCGCCCTCTGCGGGATCCTGGTGCTGCTGGTGGGCATCGCCATGGCCGTCGTGGGTTACTGGCCCAAGGCCAACGGGGCCAGTCGGGAGGGGGGCAAACAGCTGCCGCCCGCCAGCAGCGGCCACCGCGCCCCCACCGCGGCCaacagcagcagcggcggcagcaaaAGCCGGTCCAAGGGCCCCCCGGGGCCGGTGAGGGGTGCCAACGCCAGTTCCGCCGGCGCGCCCGGGAGCACGCCTCCCGTGCGCGCCGCCGCCCCTTCTCCGCCCTCCTCCACGTCCGTGGGCTTCTTCTTCCGCGTCTTCTCGGGCTACCTGAACTCGGACAAGCTCAAGGTCTTCGGGCCCCTCATCATGGGCATCGGCATCTTCCTCTTCATCTGCGCCAACGCGGTGCTGCACGAGAACCGCGACAAGAAGACCAAAATCATCAACCTGCGGGACCTGTACTCCACGGTCATCGACGTGCACAGCCTGCGCGCCAAAGAcctggccgccgccgccgccgcctcggcgCCCCCCGGGGCCGCCCCCCTCAATGGCTTCCTCAGCTACGTGCAGGCGCGGGGCCTGGAGCTGAAGCCCGGGAGCGGCGGCGGCGCCGGGGACGCCTTCGGGGCGGCGGCGATGCTGGCCAGGGGCTCGTGGCCGCACCCCGCCGCGCTCAGCGGGGGCCGCAGGGCCGGGGACTCCGCGTCCCCGCCGGACCCGGCCTCGTCCTCCCGCTGCCCGCGGGAGCCGCCTAGCCTGGCGGAGGCCGTGTACAGCATCTACCGCGAGCGCTCGGGTGTGGCTGGCCGTcgccgggccgccgccgccgccgccgccgtggcCGCAGCCGCCACCGCCTCCGCGgccgccagcagcagcagcaccccgGGGCCCTGCAGCCCCCGCGGGAGCTGGGGGCGCCAGAGCACGGCCAGTTCCCTCCTGGACTCCTCGCTGAGCGCCTTCGCGTTGCTACCCTTGCAAGGGGACCGCGACGGGGACGGGGACTCCGAGGGCGCGAGCTGCAGCTGGCAGAGACCCCCTGGGGAGCGCGGCTCCCGGGAGATCCCGCGGGGGGAACTGGACCTGAGCTTGACCGACCTCCGCGGCGACCCGGGTGACGCGCGCTGGGCGCCCAGACAGCTGGAGGAGGCCGGGGCGCAGGGCGGCCAGCTGCCCAGGACCGGCAGGCACCGGGCCCTGCGGCGCGGCAGCGCGAGCGGGCGCCCCGACCGCCGGGCGCCTCTGTCCCCGgagcccccgccctccccgcgcgGCGTGGACCTGGACTCGAGCCTTCTGGCCAACGCTGCCTCCCCTTCGCCCCCCTTGGAACTGGAGGACTCGCCCCCCGCCAGGCTGGGCTCGCCCAGCTCCCAGTCCGAGGACCTATCCTGCAGCCATAAAGGCTACAGCCCCCTGCGGGAGGCCGGCACCTCCTTGGAGTCGGTTGTGGACGCAGGAGCCAGTAAAAGTCCAGACTGTGAGGCCACCGCCCCCCAGGGCGCGGAGGTGCTGAGTCCTCCCAAGACCGTCCCGGATGATGCCAGTCAAGGGCCACCCAGGGACCAGCCACCCCAGCCAGTGCAGAGGCCGTTTACAAACCAGGAGAAACTCTTCATGATTTCCCGGTCTCAGGCCCCGGGGGCAGAGGTCGGAGAACTGGAAAGTACTGGCGATTAG